The genomic region tcagagaaaggcgatgggcaggtgaggaggaaagaAAGAGTGAGAGGGGATCCTGAGAGGgaatgaaaaagagagaagggggtgggagagaacatctatttctctaacttccagcaatCGCTCCCTCACTTCCCCTTCTAATATATTGGAAGCAGACAGAAAGCCTGGGAACAACCAACTACATTAAATCCACCGGGAACATACAAACCTCAATGCTGCTTGAAATGGGTAAGGAAGGCCAGAACATtaagaaataatgaaaataaaatacaGGCTGAAACATCCAGAGGGCTATGTTGCTGAAGCAAACAACGGTTATTGCAGAATCTTAGGTGACTTATATAAAGATATTCAAGGAGGAGGTCAGGCTATGAGAGAGTGTATAGGAAGATGATAAGGGTTGGGTTAACCTACAGGCCAAGTCGAAAATGAAACACAATTGTATTATTAAAAGAAATAGGATTAAGATAACTCTAGGAGTTGGTTGCTGGCAGGGAAGATCAAAGAAAGAAAGCGAATATAAGTACAGGCTAGAGAGAGAACAAACATGACTGGAACTTGTAGCCAACAGGACATAGCAGCAGGAAAAAAAGACCGCACACGATCACCCAAAGGGTGAGTGTCTGAAATTTAATGGAACAGATTGTGACTGTCAGTTTTGTTAGTCATTGCTGTGCGCTGGATGCGACTTAAATGGGTAAATCTGTTTTGCGTATAACTAGTACTTGTACCCAAAGTGATTAGCTGTAGTTGCGAGAAGTGTCTCTTCTGTTAGGGAAAACTAAGTATGAATTGGCAAAATTTTACAAGTGTCTATGGAACTGTACTCCACTGAGAGACGATACCTTTTAAGCTATAACCTGATGCAAGTCAGTGTCTGTGGAAGCTTACCATAGTGAGAGTCAGTGTCTGTGGTTCTTTATCTCACTCAGAtccaagagccttaggtcccacagcaccaggttcagaagcagttattatcctacaaccatcaggctcctgaaccagtgtggatcacctcaactcagaactgattccgcaacctaccgactcactttcaagggttctATAACTCACGTTCTCACTACTTCTCATTCATTCAGtcatttatttacacaatttgtcttttgcacattgattgtcgaTCAGTCATTATGTGCAGTTTTCATAAATTCCTCTGTATTCCTgtaaatccctgcaagaaaaggaatctcaaggtagcaaaTGGTGGCCTATGTGTGGTTTGATATAAATTTTGACAATAAGTCacccccaggccatgctcttttctcactgcagaaggtacaagagcctcaggactcgcaccatcaggttcaagaacagttactacccttcaaccatcaggctcttgaacaaaagaggatgacTACACTcgtctattgagatgttcccacaaccgatgatctcactttaagggctctttatcttgttattccatactcgttatttattgttacttatttatatttgtatttgcacagtttgttgtcttctatgctcttgcagattcattgatcctgtttatagttactattctatagatttgctgtggATGTCCACAGGAGAAAGAACCTCAGGCCGTgggtggtgacatatatgtactctgataataaattttactttgaacttcgaaatttattttgactttgactttgaactacATCTCAGTGTGTGGGACTGTGCTGTACAGGACTTAATATCTGTGCCTTTTTGCTCAGTTGTCACCTCAAGCCGTTGCCTTGCAACTGAATCCCAGTTAGAGTTGGAGTCTGCGGAAGTAAATCACGATGAGAGTTGGTATCTGGGACTCAATCCCGGTAGGTGTCTGTGGCACTGTAGTGCTGTGAGATTTAGTGTCTATTGGACTGTACCCCAGTGAAAGACGGTGTCTGTGAGATTGTACCCCAGTGAGAGACAACCACTGTGACTGCAGTGAGAGTTAATATACGTGGGAGTGAATCCCAATAAGTATTGGTGTCCATGGACTATTGTGCAGAGAGTTAGTATGTTTGCGACAGTATCTCCGTTAGAGTCAGTAACTGTGAGACTGTAATGTAGTGTGAGTCGGTGTCTATGGGACAAATTCCCTTATTACAGTTGGTGTCTGTGAGACTGTAGTGCTGTGTTATTGACTCTGATGTTGTAATTACCAATTTTCTTGTTAATGCTTCTATATTAACATTgagactgtttttgagtctataGTGACAAATGTAATTTTTTATTAAAAGGAACTGTACAGCAGATATATTTTGTTTCTGCAGTGAAGAATAACAGATACATATTGAGTGTTTGACAGCAGAGTCCAGAGGAACAATCACTCGCAAAGGGAGAATTCCCTGCATTTAACGTAACAACATCTGTCATTCTAGCAACATCTGTCTCTCAAACATAAATTGAAGAGCTTTGATTTTTCCGATAGGCTGCCACACGTCAtgctgtgtgtctatgtgtggtCCAGAGTTCAGGAGCAGGATGTTTGCTTACAAGGTGTCTGTGTGAACCCAACCACTTTCTAGGTTTTACGTAttagggagcaggtggtggggaAATCGATAGTGGAGCACAAACCTTAGCAAAGCGAACTAATCTCACTCTTGGTGCACCCCCACTTACAGCAAGCATTAGACAGAGCCACCACTACGTCTCTTCCCTTCCTATCCGTGCTCCTCAAAGCCTCCAGAACATCATTGGAAATGCTCCTCCGGCTTCGGTCCTCATCCCCAAATCCCATCAGGAATCTCCAGGTAGCGGGTTCATAGTTGGTGACTTCATTGGCAAGGTCCCAACTGTCGGGACCAGCGTCATCCATGGCCTGTGGcaggtgggagaaggggtcagTGATATCTGCAGGAGAGACCAGAACACGCTTATCAATAAATCCAAATAACAAGTAGGAAATCTATGTCAGCAGGTGTTCAAGCCAGACTGCAGGCAAGTCCATCCCCTGAGTCTGTTACACAGGGATGggggagaccattcagcctatcaacaCCATCACACAGGaacaagaaggcaaatgcaatgttagcattcattttaagaagactggaatataaaatcaaggatataatgctaaggCCTTAtaaaggcactggtaaggcttcACTTGaagtattttgaacagttttgggccccttatctaagaaaggatgtgctgacattggagagggttcaaagaagattcttgaaaatgattccaggattgaaaggctcgtcatatgaggagcgtttgatgggaattcagaagaatgaggggtgacctcattaaaacccattgaatgttgaaaggcttcgttagagtggatatggagaggatgttttctataatgggggagtttaagaccagaggacacagcctcagaatagaagagcgCCTTTTTAGAATgaggatgaggaagaatttctttagccagagagtgatgaatctgtggaatccattgtcactggcggctgtgaaggccaagtcattgggtatatttaaggcagaggttgatagattcttgtttaatcagggcatgaagggatacagggggaaggtaggagattggagctgagagagaaaatggatcagccatgataaaacggTGGActagactgaatgggccaaatgctCCTGTATCTTAAGGTCTCAGTCACAGAGCATCACAAGCCTGCTATATAGAACTCTGCCTGTTCTATTCTGTTCCTTATTCAAACCTAGGTTGTTCTATGTCTCAACTACTTCtgtgatggcataaacatcattcTCAGACCTTAGGAAAAGCTTCCTACTGCCTCATGGCCCAGTGTCTTGACTTCAAGCATGCACTGACACTGCACAGAGGTGCGGTGGACGCTGCTGCTACCGCCCAGCCCCAGTGATCTAGTCatggactcaatgagccaaatagtgaaaaatgaagaagtatttACCACTGTGACTCTTGCAGCAACTGTGTCAGCCGCATGAGTTACTACCTGAGGAGCTGCCTGCAGTTGCAATGCCTGACAGTGACATGGGATAAATTAGATAACATCAGTTCACACCAACCTCTTTTTTATCAGTCAGCAAATTCACTACATTTAACAACTGAACATCCTGATGTGGTTTTCACCAGCAATGAAGGATGCTGTGGCTTCTCTGACTTCACTATATCCTGTCCCAGAAAATAGCATAAACCTTCAGCCTCTTAGCTCAACCTACCAATTCTTGAAAATTAACACAGGAAACAGATCAATATCGCTGCTTCTGATAACACACGGCACGGTACAGCTTCTGCTTGCGGCATGATAGCGTAGTGATTAGCTAACGTTTTACAGTACCTgcgacccaggtttaattcccactgctgcctgtaagaagtttgaactttctccccatgaccacatgtgtttcctccaactactctggtttcttcccacagtccaaaggatgttctggttggtaggttaactggtcactgtgaACTGTCCCGTGAGTTGCCTCGGGTTAAACcagaggttgctgggcagcacggctcaaagtatcagaagggcctgttccacgctgtatctcaatgaataaatagaCCAGAACTCACAGTCACACAGGACGTGTCTGTCATATCCTGAGGAATTTGGGCTGTCTGTCCAGGACAATATGGTCAAAGGTAGTTACAATGATTATCAGTGACTCTCTCTTGCTGGTTGTCACTCTGCCTCTCTTGATTGCTCTCCCACCACTGGGGTTTCTGTTTCTCACATAGTGCAATGATTTCTCACCTTTCCCCAAGATCACTAGGGGAAGAAGTTACACTCAAAGGGGACAGTAGTTTGCTGGAGCCCATTATTACCAGCAATCTAACCTTTCCGTGTTGCACCTAGCTTCCATAATATGGTATTTAACCCTAGGCAGACATTACAGATAGGATGCTAATCCTTACCTGGTATGCTTATCTCAGTCCGTTTCCATCTGGAGCCTCCACAGGTGAAAATAACCGCCCGAATAAACTCTCTCCCACAGAGTTTGACACCGAGACCGGGATTCCGAGCGTCTGCCTCCAGTTGGGACTCCGGCATGAGCAGCCAGACGGCCAGGGTGAACCAGAACTTCTGCATTGCCTGACGTCtgcagagagagcaagagagagtgagCACGAGTCTTACTGGTTGTGGATGAGACTCCGTCTGTGCTCTCCTTGCTCAGAGCTGGCTCTATTTAAACCCTTGTTTATATCTGATAAAGAGATATAATTATAGAGCAGTCACCACACACGACAGGAGACTGATAGTTTAATGAGTGGTGTCAGGAGCAATGTAAAGGTCTTGGGGAATGAGGCGGAGACTGACACTCTAGTGCCTCATACTAAGCACACGTCTCCTTTGTAACTTATCAaacaagaaatttaaaaaattcatCTCAACCAAATACGCATGGAGCAGAATGTTTTAAAGCGGATACGTTGTTAAAATTGTCAATCCCCATAGCTCACCTCACACATTTCATTACAAGTTTTTGTTTAAAACTTTCTCTGCATCTTCTCCCTTTTGTTTATGGCTCCTAATCTCCTGCTCACCTTTTGCCAAAGTATTGTCATTGCATGTGAGGTGAGTCGTTGAGGAAACTTCAGTTTCATCCTCATACAGAGGCCAGAGTCCATTTTTGGGCAGGGGAATACAGAATCCAGTGTTTGTTATTGGGCTGATTAAAATACTCCTTAAGACCTGGCTACTTAAATGGAGTCCACACACTGACATTTATATGGACTTGTAGTAAACAGCACAGTCATCCCACTGACTATCAACCACCCATTTCTACCAGTTCTCCCCACATGCTCATCAGTTGCTCTATCTTGTTCCATCGTATTCTACCACTAATCTACACACTGTGGGGCAATTTTCAGTCTGCCAGCCCCACATGTCTTGGGATACTAGAACAAGCAGAGGAACCTATGTGACCAGAgtaagaatgtgcaaactccacatagtcaacaccaaagatttaaagattcaaagcacaattattatcaaagaatgtataaataatacaccttgaaatttgtctgcttacggacagccacaaagcaagaaacacgagtaacccaatttttaaaaagaccaaaaaccactgtgtagagaaagagagcaaaataaaaaacacacatcatgcaaacaatagaagcaagccaatAGCAATCTGAACCAGACCGTGTCCCAGATCCAGTCCCGAAGTTCATCACACTAGCAGGATAGATgtacacagcagctggatcagttcacagcctcagcactgcggagaaaagaataaacagtcgcaGGAGAACGAGCAACTTACACGTAGTTTTCAAACACATCCTTCTTCACACCCccaccagacacccaaaatgaatgttaatgtcTCTCTGGATTCATGCATATGTAGACATCAAATGAATGGATATTTTCTGGTTTGTAATCAGCCCCAATCTACAGCTCCAGGGAGGCTTTTGTCCagaactgcattttaaattcaatctacaatccacattcaaatctgaagattgttgctgctgaaattaatatttgctctatACCCTAACTA from Mobula hypostoma chromosome 29, sMobHyp1.1, whole genome shotgun sequence harbors:
- the LOC134339345 gene encoding relaxin-3-like, yielding MKCVRRQAMQKFWFTLAVWLLMPESQLEADARNPGLGVKLCGREFIRAVIFTCGGSRWKRTEISIPDITDPFSHLPQAMDDAGPDSWDLANEVTNYEPATWRFLMGFGDEDRSRRSISNDVLEALRSTDRKGRDVVVALSNACCKWGCTKSEISSLC